In Verrucomicrobiota bacterium, one genomic interval encodes:
- a CDS encoding type II secretion system F family protein — protein MPRFAYTVNAGNGERSTGVVEAASLDAARWALLGRGVKPERLQPASDADDDQIAGRGTRAFLFNPTTWRRIKSVHVELTLRQLEVMLRSGLTLLSSIETIIDQPPSRGVRAVYQQVRQRVESGIPFAEALSEHTCFPKSVTAMVGLGEASGNLEEVLLRCAETMESARRNRTAVLTALFYPSFTFLFAIGVSVYMVLAVIPPMKTALEALGRRLPAMTQSLIDVANFFTDYGAIILVVLLTLGLMLLGFWLWPPGRLALDRFQLRVPLVGTIVRCSGTALFSRLLSTLLNSGIPLVDSLRILTTIHRNRYFVQVVDDTRNLILQGGSLAAGIGKGKAYTPMMVRMVGVGETTGNLEETLLNVAEFHEERLQTLIKQLSAVLEPAIVLIVGLLVGYVYLAFFVALYGAV, from the coding sequence ATGCCCCGCTTTGCCTACACCGTAAACGCCGGAAATGGCGAACGCTCCACTGGGGTGGTTGAAGCGGCGAGTCTGGATGCGGCTCGCTGGGCACTGCTCGGTAGAGGGGTGAAACCTGAACGCCTCCAGCCGGCGTCGGATGCGGACGACGATCAAATTGCCGGCAGAGGCACGAGAGCCTTTTTGTTCAATCCAACCACTTGGAGAAGGATCAAGTCGGTCCACGTTGAGCTTACCCTGCGGCAACTTGAGGTCATGCTCCGCAGTGGTCTAACCCTCCTTTCATCGATTGAAACGATTATCGATCAACCCCCTTCAAGGGGAGTGCGAGCTGTTTATCAGCAGGTCCGGCAGCGGGTTGAGTCTGGCATCCCCTTCGCCGAGGCACTCTCCGAACATACCTGTTTTCCAAAGTCGGTGACCGCAATGGTTGGCCTTGGTGAGGCCAGCGGTAATCTTGAGGAGGTTTTGCTCCGCTGTGCCGAAACAATGGAGAGCGCACGCCGTAACCGAACTGCAGTCCTGACCGCGCTTTTCTACCCAAGCTTTACTTTCCTTTTTGCCATTGGAGTGAGCGTTTACATGGTCCTTGCAGTGATCCCGCCAATGAAAACGGCGCTGGAAGCACTCGGACGTCGCCTGCCAGCCATGACGCAGTCCCTCATCGACGTTGCCAACTTCTTCACGGACTACGGCGCGATCATTCTCGTAGTGCTTTTGACTCTCGGTCTCATGCTACTTGGTTTTTGGCTCTGGCCCCCGGGGCGATTGGCTCTCGACCGCTTCCAGCTCCGGGTGCCACTTGTAGGCACTATTGTCCGTTGTTCAGGAACCGCTCTCTTCTCACGCCTGCTTTCGACCCTTTTGAACAGTGGAATTCCGCTAGTCGATAGTCTGCGTATCCTCACTACAATTCATCGCAATCGTTACTTCGTTCAGGTGGTCGACGATACACGCAACCTGATCCTGCAAGGGGGAAGTCTTGCTGCGGGCATTGGCAAGGGAAAGGCCTACACTCCGATGATGGTGCGGATGGTGGGAGTCGGCGAAACTACAGGAAACCTCGAAGAGACTCTTCTGAACGTAGCCGAGTTTCATGAAGAACGCCTCCAAACTCTGATCAAACAACTCAGTGCGGTCCTCGAGCCGGCGATCGTCCTCATTGTTGGCCTCCTCGTGGGCTATGTTTACCTCGCTTTCTTTGTAGCGCTCTACGGAGCCGTCTAA
- a CDS encoding prepilin-type N-terminal cleavage/methylation domain-containing protein: protein MNKNKKHSLLQTKSSRGLTLIELLVVLVILVAVGGLLVPTISNALARSHVATCATNFPEVHQMVQRALFESTSLGTDFESGIDIGDTSVGVNEQAVLTLTADDVAALADVGITTVVDHDEGATDYSVTFNIGAAQRTLATGQTLITLTPAQAESIYLPNGAGDRYVWLGIGPDWSLLGTLAPEPPVHFGDTPGFLPDEVHSRFGIILQLAEDDGAGTAVPFESAEFKRVSYSLGNTDGVAGAEFETGDNHIGVYWTELNES, encoded by the coding sequence ATGAATAAAAACAAAAAACACTCACTCCTGCAGACCAAGTCAAGCAGGGGTCTGACCCTGATCGAGCTCCTTGTGGTTCTGGTCATTCTTGTCGCCGTTGGCGGCCTTCTCGTCCCAACCATCAGCAACGCCCTCGCTCGGAGCCACGTCGCGACTTGTGCGACGAATTTCCCGGAAGTGCATCAGATGGTCCAAAGAGCCCTTTTCGAAAGCACTAGCTTGGGAACCGATTTTGAGTCGGGAATCGATATTGGAGATACTAGTGTAGGGGTCAATGAGCAGGCAGTTTTGACCCTAACTGCGGATGATGTAGCGGCTCTTGCGGATGTTGGCATTACAACAGTAGTTGATCATGATGAGGGTGCTACTGATTACAGTGTTACGTTCAACATCGGCGCCGCACAGCGTACGTTGGCCACTGGTCAGACACTTATTACTTTGACGCCTGCACAGGCTGAGAGCATTTATCTGCCTAACGGGGCTGGAGATCGTTATGTCTGGCTCGGTATAGGCCCTGACTGGTCCCTTTTGGGCACCCTTGCTCCCGAACCACCAGTGCATTTTGGTGACACTCCGGGATTTCTCCCTGATGAGGTTCATTCCCGGTTCGGAATTATTCTACAACTCGCTGAGGACGACGGAGCGGGCACTGCTGTCCCGTTTGAGTCGGCCGAGTTCAAACGAGTCAGCTACTCGCTCGGGAATACTGACGGCGTCGCCGGAGCCGAGTTTGAAACAGGGGACAACCACATCGGTGTCTACTGGACCGAGTTAAACGAGAGCTAA
- a CDS encoding prepilin-type N-terminal cleavage/methylation domain-containing protein: MNTDSQVISEQVSDGGTLPDAGWIGGCSQSRAAALDRRSLGVVGLAAGVRSTVQYCSRRLKSPFLGLLFARNDDFTRRSGCPERNLFASDDGRRTKANPTRSRDGLTLIELLVVLSIIAVLSSVVLRNVAQMTQENRYDANIDQLEEIEASIVGDSAFVGFVSDIGRLPSAQGTDPLTQLSELWEAGGLPAYAIVAPSGDSEVRVGAGWRGPYLNLGLNRSEVTDGFGNSLIPLDISGSAADDGDPISIIQSGGANGTTDLSDSGINEDLAIVFAADSTAVSGGLADTEGDFWRSDLVVTVVRDGGSIALADGANLIVRVYGANGAGGAHTVLEEKRVLPADSPSESFTLSDLPVGALALRAYQDATDPANKDSAITTTLPERRSPVTQIRLGQFNEPVTLTLY, from the coding sequence ATGAATACTGATAGTCAGGTCATCTCGGAACAGGTTTCGGATGGCGGAACTTTGCCAGATGCCGGATGGATAGGCGGCTGCAGTCAATCCCGAGCGGCTGCTCTTGACCGTCGAAGCCTTGGCGTAGTCGGTTTAGCTGCCGGTGTTCGTTCTACGGTTCAATACTGCTCTCGGCGACTAAAGTCGCCGTTCCTTGGTTTGTTATTTGCGAGGAACGATGACTTCACTCGTCGTAGCGGTTGTCCTGAACGAAACCTATTTGCCTCTGACGACGGGAGACGGACAAAGGCAAATCCAACCCGTTCCCGAGACGGTCTAACCCTCATTGAGCTACTCGTTGTCCTGAGCATCATTGCGGTGCTTTCATCGGTCGTCCTGCGAAATGTTGCCCAAATGACCCAGGAAAATCGATACGATGCCAATATTGATCAATTGGAAGAGATCGAAGCGAGCATTGTCGGCGATTCTGCCTTCGTTGGATTCGTCAGTGATATCGGAAGATTGCCAAGCGCTCAAGGGACTGACCCTCTCACCCAACTAAGCGAGCTTTGGGAAGCGGGTGGGCTGCCTGCCTATGCAATCGTTGCGCCGTCCGGCGATTCCGAGGTTCGGGTCGGCGCGGGATGGCGCGGACCTTATTTGAACCTTGGACTCAATCGGTCTGAGGTGACAGATGGTTTCGGAAATTCTTTAATCCCTCTCGACATCAGTGGATCAGCCGCCGACGACGGAGATCCGATTTCGATCATCCAGTCTGGCGGAGCCAACGGCACGACTGACCTCTCTGATTCGGGAATCAACGAAGATCTCGCAATTGTCTTCGCAGCCGACTCAACGGCTGTCTCTGGCGGACTTGCTGATACCGAGGGAGACTTTTGGCGGAGCGACCTGGTGGTAACCGTGGTTCGGGATGGCGGCTCGATCGCTCTGGCAGACGGCGCAAACCTAATTGTTCGCGTCTACGGGGCAAACGGTGCCGGCGGAGCACATACAGTTTTGGAAGAGAAGCGAGTTCTCCCAGCCGACTCTCCCTCCGAATCCTTTACTCTTAGCGACCTACCCGTTGGTGCACTCGCATTACGCGCCTATCAGGATGCAACAGACCCTGCTAACAAAGACAGTGCGATCACCACAACCCTTCCCGAACGCCGGTCACCGGTAACCCAAATCCGGCTCGGGCAGTTCAACGAGCCGGTCACCCTTACCCTCTATTAA
- a CDS encoding GspE/PulE family protein, whose product MTGPADTSLLKASPSETDSEPLDLETIKFDPRYALLTPPSLMIRRRLLPLLELDGSLHVAVERALDPNSARLLERFIKLPVVPVLATGESIRALQTRLFGNLREAMSQDRPVIDTVTARSESDPDDADEAIALCDQLLKTGLIRGASDIHFNVARDDSVQVRMRIDGSLVEDPSLPAYLRSSVFNRIKVLGGLDISEKRASQDGSFTFEPGGVLPSTEVRVATIPARHGERITLRLLIRDEGILTLNKLGFSDDDLERFTRAVTLPYGMVLMTGPTGSGKSTTLYAAIKHLLGKRTANVMTVEDPIEYEIDGVTQTEVDARREKVSFASSLRSILRHDPDVVMLGEIRDRETAELAVRAALTGHLVLSTLHTNTAVGAVTRLLDLGVDRFLIATVLRLVAAQRLVRVLCPHCRTESSLTETEAQLLGSSALAGERCFRPNRCLRCGGKGFIGRSGLFEILPIRSEETRLIGSSSNDESIEYRLVERRSEVGIPSLLESGLAAVRTGMTTVDEVITATLDTV is encoded by the coding sequence ATGACAGGCCCGGCCGATACCTCTTTGCTCAAAGCGAGTCCTTCCGAGACCGACTCAGAACCGCTTGATCTGGAGACGATCAAATTTGATCCGCGTTATGCCCTGCTCACTCCGCCGAGCCTGATGATTCGCCGTAGGCTGCTTCCTCTTCTCGAATTGGATGGCTCCCTCCACGTTGCGGTCGAGCGGGCTCTTGATCCGAACTCGGCACGTCTCTTGGAGCGCTTCATCAAGCTTCCCGTGGTTCCAGTACTTGCCACTGGCGAATCAATCCGGGCGCTTCAAACTCGCCTCTTCGGGAACTTGCGGGAGGCAATGTCTCAGGATCGACCGGTCATCGACACCGTAACCGCTCGCTCCGAGAGCGATCCAGACGACGCCGACGAAGCGATTGCTCTTTGCGACCAACTATTGAAGACAGGTCTGATCCGAGGAGCATCCGATATCCATTTCAATGTGGCTCGCGATGATTCTGTCCAAGTGCGAATGCGGATCGACGGTTCTCTCGTGGAAGATCCGTCTCTGCCCGCCTATTTGCGCTCTTCTGTGTTTAACCGCATCAAGGTGCTTGGCGGGTTGGATATTTCTGAAAAGCGGGCCTCACAGGATGGCTCTTTCACGTTTGAGCCCGGCGGTGTTTTGCCGTCTACCGAGGTCCGCGTTGCGACCATTCCGGCCCGCCACGGTGAACGCATCACTCTGCGATTACTGATCCGGGACGAAGGGATTCTAACGCTCAACAAGTTGGGCTTTTCCGACGATGACTTGGAGCGGTTTACCCGCGCAGTGACTCTTCCTTACGGCATGGTGTTGATGACCGGGCCAACTGGAAGCGGCAAGAGCACCACACTCTATGCCGCCATCAAGCATCTTCTGGGGAAGCGCACCGCAAACGTGATGACGGTAGAAGACCCAATCGAATACGAGATAGACGGGGTCACTCAGACGGAAGTCGACGCCCGACGAGAGAAAGTCTCCTTTGCCTCATCGCTCCGCAGTATTCTCCGCCATGACCCTGATGTGGTTATGCTTGGGGAAATCCGGGACCGCGAAACAGCCGAGCTGGCCGTCCGGGCCGCCCTGACCGGACACCTTGTTTTGAGTACTCTCCACACGAATACTGCAGTCGGTGCAGTGACCCGCCTCCTCGATCTCGGTGTGGACCGTTTCCTTATCGCCACCGTTCTCCGGCTGGTCGCAGCCCAGCGACTGGTGCGGGTCCTTTGTCCCCATTGCCGGACAGAGAGTTCGCTTACTGAAACAGAAGCTCAGCTACTCGGGTCATCCGCTTTGGCAGGGGAGCGCTGTTTCCGCCCAAACCGCTGCTTGCGCTGTGGTGGAAAGGGTTTCATCGGTCGTTCCGGGCTTTTCGAGATTCTGCCCATTCGATCAGAAGAGACTCGCCTTATCGGCAGCAGTTCCAACGACGAATCAATCGAATATCGCCTCGTCGAGCGTCGGAGCGAAGTGGGGATTCCCTCCCTTCTTGAAAGCGGACTTGCGGCTGTTCGAACTGGAATGACAACCGTTGACGAAGTGATCACTGCGACGCTTGACACCGTCTGA
- a CDS encoding PilT/PilU family type 4a pilus ATPase, producing MSGEGNGAGAPELSTLLEALIEEEASDLHLAPDHAPLFRIDGTLRFLDAFREPFPPEVISSLAKHLAGPAMTDTVEAKGSVDGAVTHGEDGRFRYNIYRRLPGLAIAIRRLENRFRSLKDLGLPQGLDSWCDLPDGLVLVAGPTGSGKSTTLATLLDQINRTHAKHIITIEDPIEYLHISQQARIDQRQIGAHAFSFQEALISSLRQDPDVILVGEVRERETIRTALTAAETGHLVFTTVHAPDCAGAIQRIASAFPADEQPGILRQLSMNLRGVLTQHLIPADGPITRTPTAGKAQRPRIPLCEILQNTPAAANLIAKGQYQSLYSVMETGSRQGMQTLEQNMIEWVQSGSLLPATAFSFTKNPGVLEQRLAREASLRQSERSFGSSGLQAARKER from the coding sequence ATGAGTGGGGAAGGAAATGGTGCTGGAGCGCCCGAACTTTCGACTTTGCTCGAAGCCCTCATTGAAGAAGAGGCCTCCGACTTGCACCTGGCGCCCGACCATGCGCCTCTTTTCCGGATTGACGGAACACTTCGTTTCCTCGACGCCTTTCGCGAACCTTTTCCACCCGAGGTGATTTCCAGTTTGGCCAAGCACCTCGCCGGCCCCGCGATGACGGACACGGTTGAGGCCAAAGGCTCGGTAGATGGAGCAGTGACCCACGGAGAAGACGGGCGCTTTCGCTACAACATCTATCGAAGACTTCCGGGACTTGCGATTGCCATCCGGCGGCTGGAGAACCGCTTTCGTTCCTTGAAAGATCTTGGCCTCCCTCAGGGACTCGACTCGTGGTGCGATCTGCCTGACGGTTTGGTGCTGGTCGCCGGGCCGACTGGTTCGGGAAAATCGACGACCCTCGCGACCCTTCTCGACCAGATCAACCGGACCCACGCCAAACACATTATCACGATTGAGGACCCGATCGAATACCTGCACATTTCTCAACAAGCCAGAATTGACCAAAGGCAAATTGGTGCTCACGCCTTTAGCTTTCAGGAAGCCCTTATCTCTAGTCTGCGGCAGGATCCGGATGTCATTCTCGTCGGAGAGGTGCGCGAGAGGGAGACGATTCGAACCGCTTTAACGGCTGCCGAGACCGGACATCTGGTCTTCACGACTGTTCACGCACCTGACTGTGCCGGAGCGATCCAGCGGATTGCCTCGGCCTTTCCGGCCGACGAACAGCCAGGCATCCTCCGGCAGCTCAGCATGAATCTGCGGGGCGTCCTCACTCAGCACTTGATCCCTGCCGACGGTCCGATCACCCGCACTCCCACCGCCGGAAAAGCGCAGCGTCCCCGAATTCCTCTCTGCGAGATTCTGCAGAATACTCCAGCGGCTGCCAACCTCATCGCGAAGGGCCAGTATCAGAGCCTTTATTCCGTCATGGAGACCGGTTCACGGCAGGGCATGCAAACCCTTGAACAGAATATGATCGAGTGGGTGCAAAGTGGTTCCCTCCTTCCGGCAACCGCCTTTTCATTCACGAAAAATCCTGGAGTCTTGGAACAAAGACTGGCTCGCGAAGCGAGTCTCCGACAATCCGAACGCAGCTTCGGCTCGTCTGGATTGCAGGCAGCGAGGAAAGAACGATGA
- a CDS encoding prepilin-type N-terminal cleavage/methylation domain-containing protein: MIPRTPHCFRLLRATGFTLVELLVVLTILGAVAVIATLAYTSDPVVLDASGEPITSREAATTATLREVETALTGGGLGESGYLQHIGALPSRIAGLMENIDSEDAYDITTKRGWQGPYFITSVVRYGDFIETGDGFDDNSDIAGIEDEPTIIDAWGKPIVLQEPGDEDDARLVSAGPNRILETDPSDALDPDRGDDLVLFLLSVDPLL, translated from the coding sequence ATGATTCCTCGCACTCCTCACTGCTTCCGCCTGCTACGAGCGACTGGCTTCACGCTGGTTGAGCTTTTGGTCGTCCTGACCATTCTTGGTGCAGTGGCGGTCATCGCGACTCTCGCCTACACAAGCGACCCAGTAGTTCTCGACGCAAGTGGCGAGCCGATCACCTCGCGGGAGGCAGCTACTACAGCGACGCTACGGGAAGTTGAAACGGCTCTCACCGGGGGAGGACTGGGCGAAAGCGGCTACCTCCAACACATCGGCGCGCTGCCCTCGCGCATTGCGGGACTCATGGAAAACATCGACAGCGAGGACGCCTACGACATCACCACCAAACGTGGCTGGCAGGGGCCGTACTTTATCACGAGTGTCGTGCGCTACGGTGACTTTATCGAAACGGGCGACGGCTTTGACGACAACTCGGACATTGCCGGCATTGAGGACGAACCGACTATCATCGATGCTTGGGGTAAACCGATTGTTCTCCAGGAGCCCGGTGACGAAGACGATGCACGCCTTGTCTCTGCCGGACCGAACCGGATTTTGGAAACGGACCCGAGTGATGCGCTGGATCCTGATCGGGGTGATGATCTCGTTCTGTTTCTCCTCAGTGTAGACCCTTTGCTGTAG
- a CDS encoding prepilin-type N-terminal cleavage/methylation domain-containing protein → MNTLNKKEKGRFSVYSRRGLTLVELLVVLAIITAVAGIVIPIIPDSQQRSHGATGAGNVRELAKAVEVQKSSTGSFGNEWDSLIDSNPATVAPTDLVVEDLSSPGVGTVEEAIVNALVEAGIVTAYEHDDFSDPTVNQTFDGLTIALVDKLGSDEDVATLTAAGEDRLGLPGSVLNGVPASDIEAYVAFGVGQESTLVGRSLVDAPVQYPSGATNPTDHYSRFIAVFAVPVDGAPLRLATITGVEDLAGGDRLRRLGDYLDDYFNSFN, encoded by the coding sequence ATGAATACTCTAAACAAAAAGGAGAAGGGCAGGTTCTCAGTTTATTCCCGTCGCGGTCTAACTCTAGTTGAGCTTCTTGTCGTCCTTGCAATTATCACCGCTGTTGCAGGCATCGTCATCCCGATCATTCCGGATTCGCAGCAGCGTTCGCATGGAGCAACAGGAGCGGGTAACGTACGCGAACTCGCCAAAGCCGTTGAAGTGCAGAAAAGCTCGACCGGTAGCTTTGGCAATGAGTGGGACAGTCTGATCGATAGTAACCCGGCCACGGTTGCCCCGACTGACCTCGTGGTGGAAGACTTGAGTTCTCCGGGAGTGGGCACGGTCGAAGAGGCGATTGTCAATGCCCTCGTTGAGGCGGGGATCGTGACCGCCTATGAACACGATGATTTCAGCGACCCTACCGTGAACCAGACGTTTGACGGGCTCACGATTGCTTTGGTCGATAAACTGGGGTCAGACGAAGATGTCGCCACCCTCACCGCCGCTGGCGAAGACCGCCTTGGCCTTCCGGGTAGTGTATTGAATGGAGTACCTGCTTCGGACATTGAAGCCTACGTCGCTTTTGGGGTTGGGCAGGAATCTACTCTGGTCGGTCGGAGTCTAGTCGATGCCCCCGTGCAATATCCGTCGGGAGCGACGAATCCGACAGACCACTATTCACGGTTCATTGCTGTCTTTGCGGTGCCGGTCGACGGCGCCCCCCTTCGTCTCGCCACCATCACCGGTGTCGAAGATCTGGCCGGAGGTGATCGTCTGCGCCGCCTCGGCGACTATCTGGACGATTATTTCAACAGTTTTAATTAA